A window from Alkalicoccobacillus plakortidis encodes these proteins:
- a CDS encoding BrxA/BrxB family bacilliredoxin encodes MSMHYDEYMKQVVLPMRAELSENGFKELLSASDVDEYMEQAEGTTLVVVNSVCGCAAGLARPSAVTSLMHDHKPDHLVTVFAGQDKEATAQFRSYISEVPPSSPSMALFKGKELVHFIPRDEIEGHEPESIIRNLALAYNKFCANEA; translated from the coding sequence ATGTCCATGCATTATGATGAATATATGAAACAAGTCGTATTACCAATGAGAGCCGAATTATCGGAGAATGGATTTAAAGAGTTATTATCTGCATCTGATGTGGATGAATACATGGAGCAGGCTGAAGGGACAACACTTGTTGTTGTTAATTCTGTATGTGGTTGTGCAGCTGGGTTGGCTCGCCCCTCAGCAGTAACTTCATTAATGCATGATCATAAACCAGATCATTTAGTGACGGTTTTTGCAGGACAGGACAAAGAAGCGACAGCACAGTTCCGTTCGTATATTTCTGAAGTACCACCTTCTTCACCCTCTATGGCTTTGTTTAAAGGAAAAGAATTGGTTCATTTTATTCCACGAGATGAAATTGAAGGTCATGAACCTGAATCGATTATTCGAAACCTAGCACTAGCTTATAATAAGTTTTGTGCAAACGAGGCATAA
- a CDS encoding TlpA family protein disulfide reductase, whose protein sequence is MRPAPSFTLQNDLTNESCSLQQFSGQAVMLTFWTSWCPDSRVDLALKQRLFQAMDQSKMQMLMINVTARERIEDLSAFVHEQGYTFPVLLDEGRTVYDLYKCQGVPTTIFINSQQEIESVLGDQASFQEVTEGLASLLK, encoded by the coding sequence ATGCGACCGGCACCATCCTTTACTTTGCAAAACGATTTGACGAACGAGAGCTGTTCATTGCAGCAGTTCTCAGGTCAAGCTGTCATGCTGACATTTTGGACAAGCTGGTGTCCTGATTCGAGGGTAGACCTTGCTCTTAAACAACGTTTGTTTCAAGCGATGGATCAATCAAAAATGCAAATGCTCATGATTAATGTAACAGCAAGAGAGCGTATTGAAGATCTTAGTGCATTTGTACATGAACAAGGTTATACATTTCCTGTTTTGCTAGATGAGGGTCGAACGGTTTACGATTTATATAAATGCCAAGGGGTTCCGACTACGATCTTCATCAATTCGCAGCAAGAAATCGAATCAGTTTTAGGGGATCAAGCTTCGTTTCAAGAGGTAACAGAAGGGTTAGCGTCCTTATTAAAATGA
- a CDS encoding metallophosphoesterase family protein — MKLAFLSDIHGNATALEAVLNELNQQEIDKIYILGDLCFRGPEPKRVLELIQGLESVEVIKGNADEWLTDGFREGDFPEEALTILNEERNWTLQRLSEEDLEYLKQLPKEFVLDELDSIIHAFHATPDSLYDIVNVDDSEAIENVIMQKDEADIYVYGHTHIPYVRSLHGKSVINTGSVGLPFDGHPLASYLVIDVEEGRHRFHLNRVPYNREHVVELYRQSGYPNLKQLGTVIFYGVRP, encoded by the coding sequence ATGAAACTCGCTTTTTTATCAGATATTCATGGAAACGCTACTGCACTAGAAGCCGTACTAAACGAACTGAACCAGCAGGAAATTGATAAGATTTACATATTAGGTGACCTATGTTTTAGAGGCCCTGAACCTAAAAGAGTGCTTGAGTTAATCCAAGGTCTTGAGTCTGTTGAAGTAATTAAAGGAAATGCAGACGAGTGGCTTACAGATGGTTTTAGGGAGGGAGATTTCCCTGAAGAAGCTTTGACGATTTTAAACGAAGAACGCAATTGGACCTTGCAAAGGTTATCCGAAGAGGATCTAGAATATTTGAAGCAACTTCCAAAAGAATTTGTACTCGATGAATTGGATTCCATCATTCACGCCTTCCACGCTACACCTGATAGCTTATATGATATCGTGAATGTCGATGACTCTGAAGCCATTGAAAATGTCATTATGCAAAAAGATGAAGCCGATATCTATGTATACGGCCACACACATATCCCTTATGTACGTTCACTTCACGGAAAAAGTGTCATTAATACAGGTAGTGTTGGACTGCCATTTGACGGGCACCCACTCGCCTCTTACCTAGTTATTGATGTCGAAGAAGGTCGGCACCGCTTTCATTTAAATCGTGTTCCTTATAACAGAGAACATGTAGTAGAGTTGTATCGCCAAAGTGGTTATCCAAACCTAAAACAACTTGGTACGGTCATTTTTTATGGCGTTCGTCCATAA
- a CDS encoding conserved virulence factor C family protein: MKIISIEPTPSPNTMKLILSEHLKGGSQNTYHVSNYEGAPTFIHSLFEIEGVKSVYHVADFLAIDRHPKADWKVILPQVREVFGEDAEAVKDEQSSLDGFGEVTVQLQLFKQIPMQIKLTDGEQEKRQGLPERFALAVADAQQPDDNVVMERKWQDHGIRYGELESIAQEIAEEISATYTQRRLDALVKQATSPEETVSNAFLDRYTVTLEMLDAEDWRERYAALDQMDPKPSDLPVLEKALEDEKASIRRLAVVYIGMLEESDILPYLYKALEDPSITVRRTAGDCVSDLGDPAAIPAMIKSLQDKSKLVRWRAAMFLYEEGDESALEALKVSESDPEFEVALQAKMALERIAGGEEAKGSVWKQMTEARNQQEES, encoded by the coding sequence TTGAAAATTATCTCAATTGAACCAACACCAAGTCCAAATACTATGAAGTTAATTTTAAGCGAACATCTAAAGGGTGGTTCCCAAAATACATATCACGTATCTAATTATGAAGGTGCACCAACTTTTATCCACTCTTTATTTGAGATAGAAGGAGTAAAGTCGGTTTATCATGTAGCAGACTTTTTAGCGATCGATCGCCATCCGAAAGCAGACTGGAAAGTGATTCTCCCTCAGGTCCGGGAGGTATTTGGGGAAGATGCCGAAGCAGTAAAAGATGAACAATCATCACTTGATGGATTTGGCGAAGTAACCGTTCAGCTTCAACTATTTAAACAAATTCCTATGCAAATAAAGTTAACAGATGGAGAACAAGAAAAAAGGCAAGGTCTGCCTGAACGATTTGCACTTGCGGTCGCAGATGCGCAGCAACCGGATGATAATGTAGTAATGGAAAGAAAGTGGCAGGACCACGGTATTCGTTACGGAGAGCTAGAGAGTATTGCACAAGAAATAGCAGAAGAAATCTCGGCTACCTATACACAACGTCGTTTGGATGCCCTTGTGAAGCAAGCAACATCTCCTGAAGAAACGGTATCTAATGCATTCCTTGATCGATATACAGTCACACTTGAAATGCTAGATGCAGAGGACTGGCGTGAGCGTTATGCAGCGCTTGATCAGATGGATCCAAAACCATCAGATCTACCAGTTTTAGAAAAAGCATTAGAAGATGAAAAAGCATCTATCCGCAGATTAGCTGTTGTTTATATCGGAATGCTTGAGGAATCGGATATTTTGCCTTACCTATATAAAGCACTTGAGGACCCTTCCATTACCGTAAGACGAACAGCAGGAGACTGTGTGTCTGATCTTGGAGATCCTGCTGCTATTCCAGCAATGATTAAATCGCTTCAAGACAAAAGTAAATTGGTTCGATGGAGAGCTGCAATGTTCCTATACGAAGAAGGAGACGAATCAGCACTAGAAGCATTAAAAGTATCTGAATCAGATCCTGAATTCGAAGTAGCTTTGCAAGCTAAAATGGCCTTAGAGCGTATTGCTGGTGGAGAAGAAGCCAAGGGTTCTGTGTGGAAACAAATGACAGAAGCTCGTAACCAACAGGAGGAATCTTAA
- a CDS encoding PH domain-containing protein: MREEPTQRLSKKSITIWRIQRSLEGLMLLILPIAYAVSLNYFDWPIWILFVLIGILLLYIVALILVWPPIQWRRFRYQVLEQEIDIVQGVLIVRRTLVPMTRIQHVETEQGPILRRYKMASVEIQTAATTHRIPVLPIEEADELRDQIARLAAVALDE; the protein is encoded by the coding sequence ATGAGAGAAGAGCCGACACAGCGACTCTCCAAAAAATCAATTACGATATGGCGAATTCAGCGTAGTTTGGAGGGACTAATGCTGCTAATTTTGCCAATTGCATATGCGGTTTCTTTGAATTACTTTGACTGGCCAATCTGGATCCTTTTTGTTTTAATAGGCATTTTACTTTTATATATAGTAGCATTAATCCTCGTTTGGCCACCGATTCAATGGAGGCGTTTTCGGTACCAAGTGCTTGAACAAGAAATTGACATTGTGCAAGGGGTTTTAATTGTTCGTCGTACATTGGTACCCATGACTAGGATTCAACATGTAGAAACAGAGCAAGGCCCAATTCTTAGAAGGTATAAAATGGCTTCTGTTGAAATTCAAACAGCAGCAACCACGCATCGTATTCCAGTTCTTCCTATTGAAGAAGCGGATGAGTTACGAGATCAGATCGCCAGACTTGCGGCGGTGGCACTTGATGAATAA
- a CDS encoding PH domain-containing protein, which yields MNNLKRLHPSDMLISLVSAIKSSILPIIATLVIGAGNDNSYFSYLWILILVFAVVSSVLTWFTFYYRLQEGELFIQKGIFVKKKRYIQRQRVQSIDITAGVVQRIFGMVRIDIETAGGNSEAEARLTAVTKAEAEAIRKELLGRATGGEQEQSELDLEESDSSDIPTEQGPEFTWKLGTERLVAMALTSSGVGLIFSAVGALFGQSFQFIPDEWFDNSFGFVTRLGISSVLTIIGLVFLGLLLSWAISSVISIIKYGGFQIEHYGSELVISRGLLERRQLTLQLNRITSVRLVRNLLRQPLGFVSVYVESAGGGSKDEQASTLLIPLVKQSDLESVLTDILPNYSFTRHYQPLPSHALWRLLIRYISIPTILTGVAVYFFYPLGLLGVLVIMASACLAWLTYKSGGSGAYEDYVWIRYRTFSLIEVVAPKWKVQSAEKQVSILQAWQGLATYKITVQSSLSGKSFQLRDLTEDHADQMLDWYSYTAKKG from the coding sequence ATGAATAATTTGAAGCGACTGCACCCGTCAGACATGCTTATATCACTTGTTTCAGCAATTAAAAGCTCTATCCTTCCTATTATCGCAACACTTGTTATTGGAGCAGGGAATGATAACTCGTATTTTAGTTATTTATGGATTTTGATTTTAGTGTTTGCGGTAGTCAGTTCTGTTCTAACATGGTTTACCTTCTACTATCGTTTGCAAGAAGGTGAACTATTTATTCAAAAAGGGATATTTGTAAAGAAAAAACGCTATATACAGCGCCAACGTGTACAGAGTATTGATATTACAGCTGGTGTTGTCCAACGGATATTCGGTATGGTGCGAATTGATATTGAGACAGCAGGTGGTAATTCAGAAGCAGAAGCGCGCTTAACGGCTGTTACAAAAGCAGAAGCCGAGGCCATTCGTAAGGAATTATTAGGCAGAGCTACTGGGGGAGAACAGGAGCAATCAGAGCTTGATTTAGAAGAATCTGATTCAAGTGACATTCCAACAGAACAAGGACCTGAATTCACCTGGAAACTTGGCACAGAAAGACTGGTCGCCATGGCTCTTACTTCAAGTGGAGTGGGACTTATTTTTTCTGCAGTTGGTGCATTGTTCGGTCAATCTTTTCAATTTATCCCAGATGAATGGTTTGACAATTCGTTTGGCTTTGTCACACGCCTAGGCATTTCTTCTGTTTTGACGATTATAGGACTGGTTTTCCTTGGATTACTTCTTTCGTGGGCGATTTCGAGTGTGATTTCCATCATTAAATATGGAGGATTTCAAATCGAACACTATGGTAGTGAGCTAGTTATTTCAAGGGGATTACTTGAGAGAAGGCAGTTAACTCTTCAGTTAAATCGCATTACAAGTGTACGACTTGTTCGTAATTTGCTACGCCAACCTCTAGGTTTTGTCTCCGTTTATGTAGAGAGTGCAGGAGGCGGCTCAAAGGATGAGCAAGCTTCAACGCTGTTAATCCCATTGGTTAAGCAATCAGATTTAGAATCAGTACTAACTGACATCCTTCCAAATTATTCATTTACTAGGCATTATCAGCCGTTACCATCACATGCATTATGGCGACTTCTCATTCGTTATATAAGCATACCAACGATTCTAACAGGCGTAGCTGTTTATTTCTTTTATCCGCTAGGTCTGCTTGGAGTCCTTGTGATTATGGCTAGCGCATGTCTTGCTTGGCTCACATATAAGTCCGGTGGATCTGGTGCGTATGAAGATTATGTGTGGATTCGATATCGTACATTCAGTTTAATAGAAGTTGTTGCACCTAAATGGAAAGTACAGTCAGCAGAAAAGCAAGTCTCTATTCTACAAGCTTGGCAAGGATTGGCAACCTATAAGATTACAGTGCAATCGAGTTTGTCAGGTAAATCATTCCAACTTCGTGATTTAACCGAGGATCATGCTGACCAAATGTTAGATTGGTACTCCTATACAGCAAAAAAAGGATAA